In Humulus lupulus chromosome 7, drHumLupu1.1, whole genome shotgun sequence, the following are encoded in one genomic region:
- the LOC133791486 gene encoding uncharacterized protein LOC133791486, whose protein sequence is MASSSNKLNPLEIMQSMFIPTMATIDASIEKIEKKLDQNNEEEWNQVDQMTTSITVNKIFLASAYTEIWEHLMKCLYKTYRTVLTKRIVEKVIPSLEQKKTYKLFLHQIGEQWSLFDTYRRNLEIIFKPAEEMGRNPMVTLTAPLSLLEIAKIRFCQKETGKSVQTCIDFDTVEVVATTYMADTLEEANTVVVVVCEGQDGSCYFEKTYHLQIVMANTSAESCQTVGYTDYWVAEVSPSESSHKFPSSLES, encoded by the exons ATGGCCTCCAGTTCTAATAAGCTTAATCCACTGGAGATAATGCAAAGCATGTTTATTCCTACAATGGCGACTATAGATGCATCAATTGAGAAAATAGAGAAGAAGCTTGATCAAAATAATGAGGAAGAATGGAATCAAGTGGACCAAATGACTACATCCAT AACTGTCAATAAAATCTTCTTGGCAAGTGCCTACACAGAAATTTGGGAGCATTTGATGAAATGTCTTTATAAGACATATAGGACAGTTTTGACTAAGAGGATTGTAGAAAAG gtgATTCCTTCATTGGAACAGAAGAAAACTTACAAGTTATTTCTTCACCAAATTGGGGAACAATGGTCATTATTTGACACTTACAGAAGAAATCTAGAGATAATTTTTAAGCCTGCGGAGGAAATGGGACGTAATCCTATGGTCACACTGACTGCTCCTTTGTCATTACTTGAAATTGCAAAAATACGCTTCTGTCAAAAA GAGACTGGGAAGAGCGTCCAAACATGTATTGATTTTGATACTGTGGAGGTTGTTGCCACGACATATATGGCAGATACTTTGGAGGAGGCTAATACTGTTGTTGTGGTGGTGTGTGAAGGTCAGGATGGGTCGTGTTACTTTGAGAAGACGTACCACCTTCAGATTGTGATGGCAAATACCTCTGCAGAAAGCTGTCAAACCGTGGGTTATACAGATTACTGGGTTGCTGAGGTGTCACCATCTGAATCGTCTCATAAATTTCCTTCATCATTAGAGTCATAG